One Thermodesulfobacteriota bacterium genomic window, CGGCGCGTGGCGCGGCTCAATTCTACCAGGAAGGGCAGGCGGGCGAGGTCGTCGTTCATGAGCGCGATGTCCGCAGTCTCCAGGGCAACGTGGGTGCCCGCCGCCCCCATGGCGACCCCCACGTTGGCCGCGGCCAGGGCCGGCGCATCGTTGATCCCGTCGCCCACGAAGACGACCGGCCCGAAGCGCTCCTGCACGTCCCGGGTGAGCGCGAGCTTGTCCTGGGGTTTGAGTCCCGACCACGCGTCGGTCACCCCGACGAAGTCCGCCACGAGCCGGGCGGACCTCTCGTGGTCGCCCGAGAGGATGCCCACGTGGCCGAAGCCCAGGGCCCGAAGCTTCGCCACCGTCGCCACGGCCTCGGGGCGGATCGGGTCGGCCACGGCCAGAAGCCCCAGGGGCATGCCGTCGCGCAGGACGGCGAGCACGGTGGCGCCCTCGTCCCGCAACCGGACCAGGGGCGCCTCGAGCTCGGGGGGGAGCGCTGCGGCCCGCTCGGCGCCCAGGACCTCGACCCAGCGTCCCTCCACCCGGCCGCGCACCCCCACGCCGATCTCGGTTGCCGACTCGTCCGCGGGGCACAGGGCGAGCCCCTTCTCCGCGGCGGCTGCCACGAGCGCCCGGGCCAGGGGGTGGGTGCTGTGCTGCTCGACGCAGGCGGCCAGGCGCACGACCTCGCCGGCGTCCACGCCTTGTGTCGCGACTACCAGGGCCAGCCGTGGACGGCCCTGGGTCAGCGTGCCCGTCTTGTCGAAGAGCACGGCCGCGGCGCGGCCCACCTCCTCCAGGAACTGCCCCCCCTTCACCAGAATGCCGGCCCGCGCCGCCCGACCGAGGCTCGCCACGATGGCCGTCGGGGCGGCCAGGATCAGCGCGCAGGGACAGCCGACGATGAGCACGGTGATTCCCCGGGAAACCTCCCCCGTCACCGCCCAGGCCACCGCCGCGCAGGCGAGGATGGCGGGGGTGAACCAGCGGGCGTAGCGGTCGATGATCCGGACCGCCTCGGGCTTGTGGGCTTCGGCCTCGGACACCAGGCGGATCACTTTGCCCAGGGTCGTGTCCTGTCCGACACGGCTCGCCTCGAGCTCGATCACCCCGGTCTGGTTGAGGGTGCCGGCGTAGACCTCGTCTCCCGGGGAGCGCTCCCGGGGCAGGGGCTCGCCCGTCACCGACGACTCGTCGACGGCGGTCACGCCGAGGCAGACCCGGGCGTCCACCGGGATGCGCTCCCCCGGCCGCACCCGGAGGCGATCCCCCACCCGGACCTGGGAGACCGGCACCGAGCGCGCTTCGCCCTCCACCAGGAGCACGGCCGTCTCGGGCGAGAGCTCCATGAGGGAACGGATGGCGTTGCGGGCCGACGCCGTGGTGGCCTCCTCGACCAGGGATCCCAGGACCATCACGAAGCTCACGACCGCGGCCGTGAGAAACTCTCCCTCGATCAAACAGGCGACGATGGCGATGGCCACGAGCTCGTCGACGTTGACCCGCCGCTGCCAGAGCCCCTGCAGGGCGCCCCACACGATCGGCACGCCGTTCAGTGCCACGGAGGCCAGGGCCAGCCCCGTGCCGATCCGGGAGGCCTCGCCCCCCAGGTCCCACA contains:
- a CDS encoding cation-translocating P-type ATPase — translated: MIGRFSQGDVYRELVRSGDFVRVVAAGALAAISFLWDLGGEASRIGTGLALASVALNGVPIVWGALQGLWQRRVNVDELVAIAIVACLIEGEFLTAAVVSFVMVLGSLVEEATTASARNAIRSLMELSPETAVLLVEGEARSVPVSQVRVGDRLRVRPGERIPVDARVCLGVTAVDESSVTGEPLPRERSPGDEVYAGTLNQTGVIELEASRVGQDTTLGKVIRLVSEAEAHKPEAVRIIDRYARWFTPAILACAAVAWAVTGEVSRGITVLIVGCPCALILAAPTAIVASLGRAARAGILVKGGQFLEEVGRAAAVLFDKTGTLTQGRPRLALVVATQGVDAGEVVRLAACVEQHSTHPLARALVAAAAEKGLALCPADESATEIGVGVRGRVEGRWVEVLGAERAAALPPELEAPLVRLRDEGATVLAVLRDGMPLGLLAVADPIRPEAVATVAKLRALGFGHVGILSGDHERSARLVADFVGVTDAWSGLKPQDKLALTRDVQERFGPVVFVGDGINDAPALAAANVGVAMGAAGTHVALETADIALMNDDLARLPFLVELSRATRRRIRWNIAVGMGFNAFAVLAGGAGVFDPIAGALVHNLGSVLVVISSASLAFTPVPRPEGAPAARIHEPGATDSPPAR